Proteins from a single region of Ailuropoda melanoleuca isolate Jingjing chromosome 15, ASM200744v2, whole genome shotgun sequence:
- the LOC105234849 gene encoding basic proline-rich protein-like: protein MPRQRQGLGTPEPQHRTQTAAAPPPGPLRVPPSIHGGRTGRAPRAPGDLRWPPAPKPLDPPSPSPEPSPQAAAQLAAQLADPACLAPGANSNPRSSAEQPLPWGLQSQPGGLGTPEPQRRTQPAARKQPGPLGAPPEFRAVERAGAPEPPVNFDGPQCQNCWAHAPPPTRPHLGQPLRSPHSRHIGPARLLGTNPNPRSSTKGTRPGGLPPQRGGSGTPEPQRQTQPATAPQPGPLGAPPSIQRRRTGRDPEPLATFDHPSRQKPWAQVPPPPRCLISPTLRSPHTQRIGPAQLLRLTLTLGRPEGPLPRDLPPHRRGLGKPEPQQRDLPASAPPHEPLAVSTSIQGGRTGRAPRAPGDLPWPPCQNRRPTRGLSPGSCHRKVGDQGPPSPSAGLILPPRHHPDPSRRHRAFRAGEQAGTPEAQATFQGLPRKNPWAHAPSPLLPHLPPTLRSPHSLPASCGLTLTLGRAGVAPPKGLGAATPRTGDTQAPAPDTLLPCRHPGLSQCRQAFRAGERARTPRPGNLRGPSTPKPLGPRSTSPTPSPQPADPLATQLAYRACLAPGG from the exons ATGCCGAGGCAACGCCAGGGACTGGGGACCCCGGAGCCCCAGCACCGGACTCAGACTGCTGCCGCGCCGCCACCCGGGCCCCTCCGGGTGCCGCCAAGCATTCATGgagggagaacgggcagggctcCCCGAGCCCCCGGCGACCTTCGATGGCCAcccgcgccaaaacccttggatccaccctccccctcccccgagcCCTCACCTCAGGCCGCCGCTCAGCTCGCCGCACAGTTGGCGGATCCGGCCTGCCTGGCTCCGGGGGCTAACTCTAACCCTAGGTCGTCTGCCgagcagcccctcccctgggGACTGCAGTCGCAACCagggggattggggacccccgaaCCCCAGCGCCGGACTCAGCCTGCCGCCAGGAAACAACCCGGGCCCCTCGGGGCGCCTCCGGAATTCAGGGCAGTAGAAAGGGCAGGGGCCCCCGAACCCCCGGTGAATTTCGACGGCCCCCAGTGCCAAAACtgttgggcccacgctccccctcctaCGCGCCCTCATCTCGGGCAGCCGCTTCGCTCGCCGCACAGCCGGCATATCGGGCCTGCCAGGCTCCTGGGgactaaccctaaccctaggtcgtcCACCAAGGGGACACGCCCCGGGGGCCTGCCGCCGCAGCGCGGGGGATcggggacccccgagccccagcgccagactcagcCTGCCACCGCGCCACAACCCGGGCCCCTCGGGGCGCCGCCGAGCATTCAGCGTCGGCGAACAGGCAGGGACCCCGAGCCCCTGGCGACCTTCGACCACCCCTCGCGCCAAAAACCTTGGGCCCAggttccccctcctccccgctgtCTCATCAGCCCTACCCTCCGCTCGCCGCACACACAGCGGATCGGGCCTGCCCAGCTCCTTAGGCTAACACTAACCCTAGGTCGCCCCGAGGGGCCACTCCCAAGGGACCTGCCGCCGCACCGACGGGGATTGGGGAAACCCGAGCCCCAGCAACGGGATCTCCCTGCCTCGGCACCACCACACGAGCCCCTCGCGGTGTCAACAagcattcagggcgggagaactgGCAGGGCCCCCCGAGCCCCCGGCGACCTTCCATGGCCCCCATGCCAAAACC GTCGTCCAACGAGGGGCCTCTCCCCTGGGTCCTGCCACCGCAAGGTCGGGGATCagggacccccgagccccagcgccGGACTCATCCTGCCACCACGCCACCACCCGGACCCCTCAAGGCGCCACCGagcattcagggcgggagaacaggCAGGGACTCCCGAGGCCCAGGCGACTTTCCAGGGACTCCCGCGcaaaaacccttgggcccacgctccctctcccctgcttcctcACCTCCCTCCGACGCTCCGCTCGCCACACAGCCTGCCGGCCTCCTGTGGGCttaccctaaccctaggtcgggcCGGAGTGGCCCCTCCCAAGGGGCTTGGCGCCGCAACGCCAAGGACTGGGGACACCCAAGCCCCAGCGCCTGACACCTTGCTGCCCTGTCGCCACCCTGGCCTCTCGCAGTGCCGCCAagcattcagggcgggagaacgggcaAGGACCCCTAGGCCTGGCAACCTTCGAGGGCCCTCCACGCCAAAACCCTTGGGTCCACGATccacctcccccacaccctcacctCAACCTGCCGACCCGCTCGCTACACAGCTGGCATATCgtgcctgcctggctcctgggggctaa